From a region of the Microbacterium sp. nov. GSS16 genome:
- a CDS encoding NAD-dependent epimerase/dehydratase family protein — protein sequence MTQVLVLGGTGWLSGRIARRWRDAGAEVICLARGERPAPDGTGLLRGDRDDPRVYEQLAEQSWDEVVDVSSRADHVAAAVEALGDRAHHWTYVSSMSVYSDDVADGLYESGVRLAPAQPGDEYDYGAQKVAAEDAVVTLGDRALIVRPGLIVGAGDPSDRFGYWAAAFARAGIGPVLVPELAGRVAQVIDVDDLADFLAAAWRSGIMNAIGEVHPLAELLSRVRAAAGHSGELLEAGDEWLEAHDVQYWMGERSLPLWLPADMPGFMRRDNSAYRAAGGSFRPLDETIRVVLDDERARGLDRERRAGLSRDDEVALIDQLTSP from the coding sequence ATGACTCAGGTGCTCGTGCTCGGCGGAACAGGATGGCTTTCCGGACGGATCGCCCGGCGGTGGCGGGATGCCGGCGCCGAAGTGATCTGTCTGGCACGGGGTGAGCGCCCCGCGCCGGACGGCACGGGGCTGCTCCGCGGTGATCGGGACGACCCCCGGGTATACGAGCAGCTCGCCGAGCAGAGCTGGGACGAGGTCGTCGACGTGTCATCGCGCGCCGACCACGTCGCTGCGGCCGTCGAGGCGCTCGGCGACCGCGCCCATCACTGGACGTACGTGTCGTCGATGTCGGTCTACTCCGATGACGTCGCCGACGGCCTCTACGAGTCGGGGGTCAGGCTCGCGCCGGCGCAGCCCGGCGACGAGTACGACTACGGGGCGCAGAAGGTCGCGGCCGAGGACGCCGTGGTGACGCTCGGAGACCGGGCGCTGATCGTGCGCCCTGGCCTCATCGTGGGTGCAGGCGACCCGAGCGACCGCTTCGGATACTGGGCGGCGGCTTTCGCGCGGGCGGGGATCGGACCCGTGCTGGTGCCAGAGCTGGCCGGACGCGTCGCCCAGGTGATCGACGTCGACGACCTCGCCGACTTCCTCGCCGCTGCGTGGCGGAGCGGGATCATGAACGCCATCGGAGAGGTGCATCCGCTCGCCGAGCTGCTCAGCCGCGTTCGCGCGGCAGCCGGGCACAGCGGAGAGCTGCTCGAGGCTGGCGATGAGTGGCTCGAAGCGCACGACGTGCAGTACTGGATGGGGGAGAGGTCGCTGCCGCTCTGGCTGCCGGCCGACATGCCCGGTTTCATGCGTCGCGACAATTCCGCGTACCGCGCCGCCGGCGGGTCGTTCCGCCCGCTCGACGAGACGATCCGCGTCGTCCTCGACGACGAGCGCGCCCGCGGTCTGGATCGCGAGCGCCGAGCAGGACTCAGCCGCGACGACGAAGTCGCGCTCATCGACCAGCTGACATCGCCCTGA
- the argC gene encoding N-acetyl-gamma-glutamyl-phosphate reductase: MTYSVAVSGASGYAGGEILRLLAAHPDIEIRTVTAHSNAGQPLVEHQPHLRSLAHLTLRDTTAETLSGHDIVFLALPHGQSGQYTDALGDAPLIIDAGADHRLTSPDAWDAFYGGAFHEPWAYGVPELLTAAGKQRENLRGASRIAAPGCNASTVSLSLAPGVAAGVIDPSDIVSVLAVGPSGAGKSLKTNLLGSEILGTANPYAVGGAHRHIPEIRQALAAASAHAPDDIRISFTPVIVPMARGILATSTAPIVPGTTDAQIRDAWQSAYGDETFVQLLPAGHFPRTADVLGANTALMGLAINRAANRVVVVTAVDNLVKGTAGAAVQSMNIALGLPEGRALTVNGVAP; encoded by the coding sequence ATGACGTACTCCGTCGCCGTCTCCGGCGCATCCGGCTATGCGGGAGGCGAGATCCTGCGGCTTCTCGCCGCCCATCCCGACATCGAGATCCGTACCGTGACCGCGCACTCCAACGCCGGTCAGCCCCTCGTCGAGCACCAGCCGCACCTGCGCTCCCTCGCGCATCTGACGCTGCGGGACACCACCGCCGAGACCCTGTCGGGGCACGACATCGTCTTCCTCGCCCTGCCGCACGGCCAGTCGGGTCAGTACACGGATGCGCTGGGCGACGCGCCTCTGATCATCGATGCCGGCGCCGACCACCGGCTCACCTCCCCGGATGCATGGGATGCCTTCTACGGCGGCGCGTTCCACGAACCGTGGGCGTACGGGGTTCCCGAGCTGCTCACCGCGGCCGGCAAGCAGCGCGAGAACCTGCGCGGCGCCTCGCGAATCGCCGCTCCCGGCTGCAACGCCTCCACCGTCAGCCTGAGTCTCGCCCCCGGAGTCGCCGCCGGAGTGATAGACCCGTCCGACATCGTCAGCGTGCTCGCCGTCGGCCCCTCGGGCGCAGGCAAGAGCCTGAAGACCAACCTGCTCGGCAGCGAGATCCTCGGCACGGCCAACCCGTATGCGGTCGGCGGCGCGCACCGCCACATCCCCGAGATCCGCCAGGCGCTGGCCGCGGCATCAGCCCACGCGCCCGACGACATCCGCATCTCGTTCACGCCCGTCATCGTCCCGATGGCCAGGGGCATCCTCGCCACCTCGACTGCGCCGATCGTCCCCGGCACGACCGACGCTCAGATCCGAGACGCGTGGCAGAGCGCCTACGGCGACGAGACCTTCGTGCAGCTGCTCCCCGCGGGGCACTTCCCCCGTACCGCCGACGTGCTCGGCGCGAACACCGCGCTGATGGGTCTCGCCATCAACCGGGCCGCGAACCGGGTGGTCGTCGTGACCGCCGTCGACAACCTCGTCAAGGGCACGGCCGGCGCCGCCGTGCAGTCCATGAACATCGCGCTCGGTCTGCCCGAAGGCCGCGCCCTCACCGTGAACGGAGTCGCGCCGTGA
- a CDS encoding TenA family protein, with amino-acid sequence MFYLAQDALYLREYARVLAEAARLAPTAAEQAFWADSAKGCIAGELELHASWLTPETGITAETFDAEPSAVTTAYLDHLRAAAFSGEYATLIAAVLPCFWLYADLGERLHAGEFGARALDPRHPYASWLQTYADPEFAEANERAIGFVTAVAAASDEQLRRRMHRAFIGAAEHERAFFDIR; translated from the coding sequence CTGTTCTACCTCGCGCAGGACGCGCTGTATCTGCGCGAGTACGCCCGAGTGCTCGCAGAGGCGGCGCGGCTCGCGCCGACGGCAGCCGAACAGGCGTTCTGGGCGGACTCTGCGAAGGGCTGCATAGCCGGAGAGCTCGAGCTGCACGCCTCGTGGTTGACGCCCGAGACGGGAATCACCGCAGAGACCTTCGACGCCGAGCCCAGCGCGGTCACCACCGCGTACCTCGACCATCTGCGCGCGGCCGCGTTCTCGGGCGAGTACGCGACGCTGATCGCCGCCGTGCTTCCGTGCTTCTGGCTGTACGCCGATCTCGGCGAGCGGCTGCATGCCGGGGAGTTCGGCGCGCGAGCGCTCGATCCGCGCCACCCCTACGCGTCCTGGCTGCAGACCTACGCCGACCCCGAGTTCGCCGAGGCGAACGAGCGCGCCATCGGCTTCGTCACCGCCGTGGCGGCCGCGTCCGACGAGCAGCTCCGCAGGCGCATGCACCGCGCGTTCATCGGCGCAGCGGAGCACGAGCGGGCGTTCTTCGACATCCGCTGA